The window CTGTAATAGGCTGGATGTCACTCTCATTGTATTAGCCTAGACTTCGTTCTCATTGCTGTAATAGGCTAGTCTTATTTGGGATATGATGTTTTGGtactaagggggtgtcaacctagttgagatgtccgggtGCACCTTTTTGATcccctatttttttcttttgcttgttTAGACTTCTTTATTGCGCTCATTGTATATTTCTCTTGTACATtgaattcttattattaataaagaagtttgtctctgtttaaagaaaaaaacacaatatttaattagCTGCTTGAGCTTCATAGTTTCCCTGTTTGAATGAACTAACATTAGCTGAGATCCTCACTTAATAAgatgttacaaatataaaacaaacacTTAAATTGAATGCGAGAGAAAGCTTCATTGTTTATCAAAAAGCAACATCAGAATTGACGAAACTACCTGACGAGAGAAAGTCATCGGGCAGCTTCAATAATTTGGCAAGCCAATCAAGAACTATCATCTCAAGTTCTGTAGCAGCTGGAGAAGTTACCCAACTAAAACCGATCACATTGAAAGCTGCACTGAGCATTTCCCCAAGAAATCCAGCAATGCTACTGTTAGAAGGATAATAAGCAAAGTAGTTGGGACTCTGCCAATGTGTTACACCCGGAAAAATCTTTTTCTGGACATCTGAATCAcgaaaaaaattcattgacAATATGATTACAAGACCCATTGAACTATCTAAGACTCAAACattaacccaaaaaaaaaaatctagggAGTTTCCTACTTGCATTTTACTGACTTTACATTCTTTTTACGAAAAAAATTCATGGTTAAATTACTAACCAATAATTCCAAATCATGTTACACTTAATACTGTTAAATGCCTTGAACTatataaaatacttttgaGGTCCCACTAAAGAGTCCAAACGTTTTGGGTTATTACTTACTATTTCATCCTTCCACAACAAGATTAAGAAATTTTACCATCAAGAACACTTTGCAGAGATTCTGGATTAAGAGGTGCAGATTCTGGTAGAAGATTTTGAAGATAACCAGGCTGCATGGAAATACCAAAAGGCATatcagaaggaaaaaaacgaaaaagtgCATAGGATAAGGAGATTTAAACCTTTaactcaaaagaaagaagtacaTGTTAATTAATGAGTCTATTTTGTCAtcaacttttagtttttccttttatgttatttaaaggataatttaaataaagggAAATTGGAATGGATAACCATTtcagcaataataattaaggatatagcaaaacttaaaaaattgcaaatatagcaaaactatcactgatagacttgtatcgctgatacaCTTCGTATAGTCTAtcatagacttgtatcgctgatacaCTTCGTATAGTCTAtcatagacttgtatcgctgatacaCTTCGtatagtctatcagtgatagaccaatatttgcaacatggtctatcgttgatagactcatatcattgatagaatttgacaaattttgctatatttgcaaattttttaaaatgttgctatatacttaattattttgaatctaattgctaaatttacaactaCCCCTTAAATAAACGtatcaaaactcaaaaatatttaagcgtgtaacaaaaaaataaaagcccATGAAGCAACTATTGTACTTTCATAAATTCCAAATTTATCCTTGAATATTGCGGGATGATTCgtcacttctttttcttcttctttgcgaTTATTAATCCTTTTTGCGATATATTCATCTCCTCTTCTAGATTTTTATTCATCTCCTCTtctagattttctttcttctatttttaaatgatttatttttctatttaaatctcttatttcatcttcatcattttcgacaagatgatttgaaattatttcatgattgtttcaatattcttcttcatctccctcatattcaagaatatcaagatcgtttaaattatCAACATGATCGATAGATTTGGTTTTTCACGTTCATTTACATTGAACTATACAATCGTTTAACatagtcaacacgatcgttagatttgaagtttttaacgATCATTTACATCGTTTACCATGATCAACACGATCGTCTAAAGTAGATTATTTCACTGCAAATCATTTACTCTTGTAATATATcttaaacgatcgtgtagttaTGGTAAACAATCATCAGACAAtcgtttatattatattatatgatcgTTTATGTCTAAAGGTTTCTCGCCATCGTTTAGGTTATATTATCTAAACAATTGTAGATCATTCATTTAAACTGTAGTACACAATTATTTAGAGGAAAATTGCGCACGAGTTTGGCCGATTAAGTggtatttttgtattttccattGTGAGTACGTgggttttttctattttcaatattgttctagtaaatattttatatttttttaaaatcccttattttaaaatggaaataaaatcTCCATTaatggaaattaaaagtaaaattataagagCAGCTTTATTAACACTtagtaaaaccaaaaataacaTCACTGAACTATCATCCATTTTAGTAAcactttaactttcaatatacttcattacttttttaaatcacTTTAGAAATATTAACCAAGTTTAATCATAAAACAtacctttaaattttgtatttttagaatactttcaaaatataaataaataaataaatgttgggccgcatatttttcattttgttcgCAATTGagtaaaaaagttcaaaaagtaaagagaaaaaaaaatgacgaACAGCTTTTCCAAAAAAGTCAGAAGCAAAAGACGATTaagtgaaaaacaaaaatattaatcaaatttaacttcAACTTCGAAATGTAAGAAATAAAGACCAGCGTTAAATTTAGATAGGTTGCATAATCACAATacaaaagccaaaaaaataaaaaaataaaaagaaatttttgaaTAACATTGAACAAGGTTGAAACTAggtcaaaaaaaatttgaacaataATGGAAGTACGTAATAGATAAAATTGTGCTCTTCCACTTTGAGGAACGTCTAATTCACACTCACATACTAGAATGCGTCATACATAATTATCATTCAGAAATGACCAAGTAAAACTAAAAGCAATCGATACGTAgaacagaaaagaaagaggaaggaaaaagcAATGCAACCTCTACTTGGCTGAGCACGGGGAAATCCTCGATGTTTTTGTAATAATCAGCAATGAAATCCACCATTTTATGAGCATGTTCTCTGAGTTGCTCAGCATCCATCGGCTTCAATTCATTATCCCTGTGGattcaaaaatcaatcataGAAGAACAGAAACAACAATCAATCGCCGAAATCCATATACTGTCGtcaaatagaacaaaaaacgAAGAAtcgaaaaaagaatatattagAGTCAATACACTACATTTCTCTGCTCGGACTTCTCGAAACTGAGTCCGGTGAGATGTTTGAATAATCCGACGAAGTAACCAACAATCAATGGTGAAGCGGATAGATAACGAAGACGACGATGGTATCGATTGGATATTATTATTCACGCCAATTATCAATTTCATTATCGAACTTTTAGCATCATTTTACACTTCCATTATaactcttttttaatattgttttagtgGCAATTAATATTGTGTTAGTGGCAATTTTGTCCTTCAATATAAAATGTGGAAGTTGATTAACTTTTTAACCTCATTTTCCCTAATCATTATAACTCCTTGTAAGTATTGTTTGAGTGGTAATTAATGTATGTTGAATTCTTAACTTTTCACCaccttattaaaaaaaattaattctataAACGTGTATTAGTTAATAATGTAATTCTTATGTAACCAATTCCATGAAACGACGGAAAAGACCAATAACAAAATACACtttcttaaaaatgaaaaactcaaaatttaatgaaatttgtattaaataaatgttcgaaagacataaaattaacaaaaccaataaaaaaaattttaaaatgtgacTCGTGGGTactaacaattttctttttgaaataaagATAAACATATGAGACAACTTTAAATAAAGTTTCTAAAACCATGGATCTTTCCTGTCACTCGTCAGATTCCTGAATCATCTACTTTTGCTTGAAagattaaacatagaaaataatgaatatataaaagataccCAATAAGGGACTCACTACTAGTTACGCTAGGTGTATGTAACTTTTCAATAAGACTTCGTGAGGAGGTACCCGAAACTATCGTTTGTCCGATGGAACACACGCAATCTAGTGATCCTGAAGAAACACTCTCATTTATCGATGAACCCAAAGGAACACCTATGTATCGGGCTATAGTGATCTCGTCGAACCACTCATAAACATAACATGACAGTATTATGGTCGACACACACTGTCataaatttgtgaaaatgtGGTGATCCCGAGGGACTCCCATGTGGATATAACCTTAATAGACAAAGTTTACATAACATCTATCCATAGCATGTAGCATCATCATAAACATTGCATGAATATTAATCATAACATCCTTAATCATGTGATTAATATATCATGTATCATGAACATCATAAACATATTAgtcatcatcatcaacataaTATCATAATCATCATCAACGTCATATTAtgcattttagttttcatcaATGCATAACCTTAAATACATGCAAGCTCTTAAATTCATGTTCGAATGTCCAGTAGTATAATCTCTTATCTGAGAGATTTGCCaaacaaaatactttttagcttacaataaaaaatttcaattgatcTTAAAAATTTAGGTTGAAACCAATTCAACCTTGATGgaaaaaattcatcatttaAACCTTCAAGATTTGCTAAAGGGGCCTTCCAAAGGCAATCAACCAAAAACAATTCCAATAATAACTTAATTTAGAGtctcaattaattaacctTTAATGCGTATTAAAAATTTCACAATAAAGATCCAAAACACTCACCAATATGAAACACTGAGCATTGGATATAAAAACCATGTTATAAACAAGACTCAAAGAACACAACCTCAATAGCCCCAGAACCAATTTAATATCAACCCCTAAGGTAGGCTAGATTGAGTTACTTAGGTGAGCTAAGAAACCAAGGATCGAACAAAGTTAGCAACTCCCATCAACCCTCGATCTTCAAAGCACTCCACAAGTAAGGTATATAAATTTCACTTGCATGTTCCAAATATTCATCTATCTAtcacaagaacaaaattctacattttaaaattttcagaCTTCATTCCTCcaaaatcttgtttttttaaatatgaaaattacaaccctatttatagtaattaaaatatgaaataaaaggtcacaacattttattttatgccCTTTCAACTACcataattaatgaaaacaCATAAGTACATAATTTCTtagacatttaattttatgactTTTGAGTTGGtcaaataacttttcaattttcaagcattacatcttttcaatttcttcatttactTCAATTATGATTTCTTGATTCATTCTTCAATTTGTATCACTCACCTAACTCACTAATCTTAACCAAAACTTGTGAGGCAGTAGCCGCATAGGGTTATCTTAGTGACTAAGatgaaaaacttttattttcagtTAATTAAGCATTTCAATGTCATTTATAAACCcaaatgatgatgataataataataataatacataacatacacttaaactatttaaaacaCTTCAACAAGATGGACGACTAAGAGATGAAAGAAAGACAGTGGATTAAAACATGCATTGTACTGATGTGTGTAGGTCTCTCGGCCATAAAGATAAGAATATTCATACAAgacattacaaaatacaaaagtgGAAAGTAAAGAGATGTGTCGAGTTGTAGAATGTATTATCATACATTCCTTGACTCTTATACAAGTCAGGAGGAATGGATGGTGAACTTCTCTCTCTAAGCTCTCACTTAGACATTGATTGGAGAAGAGGTGGAGGAAAAACTACTACTACATATGGTGAAGGACTCCAAAACTCTTCTTTACCGGCAGACCTCCTTAGGGGAGGCCCCCCTTGATATCTTGTTCATGGTGGAGTTGGCTTCTTTCACAGACATACTTTAggcataaaattaattatgctATGTTGTACGTCCGTCCTTGCCTATGCTACACAATATTGTTTGCTTACAAATGTCAGCTCAGAAAGTAGTTGTTTCTTGTCACATCAGCCCCAACTACCACTCTTGTCTTCTAGCGAATCATCTCGCATAATGATGTGTTGGCATCTTGCCTTACGACTCGACATGCAGCTCCTTATCGTTGAGTTAATGTATCTAATCCTcgcttcatttcttcttttctccatCATGCATAGGAAACACTGGAAAGTATAGTTAGTCAGGCGTAATGACTTATATAAGGtgaattttcttgatattCTAATTTTGCACTAAAAGCTACACGTTTTAATCATTTATCGCGCATTTTGACTCCATTATTTTACCTAAAAGGccacaataacttgtattatttataaaaattattagtatGTGAGTAAACCATTAGTTTTGTTCCTATCATTGAATAATAACTATTACGTACGTGTGCATATAATGAATAAAGTCGTTTAGTGAATGACTTAAGCAACGAGAAATGAACCAGAAAAATTCACAAGAGATTATGGTGAAAGGAATCCCAAGTCTAGAGTCAGATGTTGATGAAAGTGAATCTCAGGTCTATATGGCTTGATGTTGGTGAAATGAATCTCATGTCTtggtgaaaatgaataaatagaGTTAATGTGtgatttatatgttttcatgAAAAGAGGTGTTGTGAGCCTGTTtagggaaatgaaaatgaatttgttgatTGAATTGTATTTCCCCAAAAAGATTTCTAAAAGCATCATTCACTAAGTATTTGACTTAtgatttaagtttttctttcttaggTATCAAGGCGTTGAGGCCAAGTAAATAAGGATAACATGAGTAAGCTAAGTGTTTAGAAGTTGTACTAGGCGTGGAAGTCCTaaagtttatgttttaagtCTTGCTATAAAGAAAGCATGAGCCTTGTATTGTATTTGAATCACATGTTGTAAAGTTAGTAAGGGGAAgttgtttgttattattttgtggTTTTGTGTTTGTGCTTATCGCTTAGTGGATAAAAGAGTTAAGTAAAACCTAACATTAAGAACTAGGCAGTGAGGCTAAGTTCAAATTGATTTGAGTTTGGTTGTTGAGGTATTTCCACTTACTAGGGATTTAGCATGTTATCTCACGGGGAGATACGTGTTGAGTGTTTAGGCGGTACGCCCCGCTTGGTCATGTAAAGTGACTTTTCGGACGAGGTGTGACACCTATGGATGGTATTCGAACCGTTGACATTGACCAACGCTTGATACCTTCTTCAGTAGGAGTTGGTTGTCCACAAAATTTAGTCGTGGTTTTCATTATTGTCTATGACCAACTAGGTAGATGGGTTCAACATAAGAAGTAATGATACACTTGACAGTGAACCATTTCTAGCATAAAGTTTGAATATTGATGTTTTGAAGGGTCGTCGTAGTTATTACATGGGAGCACGAGATCTCCATGCATGTGCATGTACGTGACCGAAGATCAACTATACCCCCAAGTATCTATTATTCACGTTAACCGTGTACATGTCCATGAGCGAAGCACTATATGTTCTAGATAACACCtgggatttttttattaaggaCATTACAATATCGAAAACAATGGTTGTGTAAGACATAGATTAGGTCCGCCAAACGTAGAACAAACTTTGTAGCCACTCGTGGATGTGTTCTAAAAGCATGATTATTGGAATTTCACGTGCATCTTTTAAGACCCTATTTAGAAATTTGACTATATTAATAGTCATCTTATCATACCTGCAACGAACTTAATATACGTGTGCCCATCTATGGAGTCCAATGTCTGCTTAATATATTAGGGTATGTTGCACACGAGGATATTGATCAAGTTTAGCCCAACATTTTTGGAACTCAGACATCCTATGTGCCTTGACAACAAGATACAAATGTggaattatattattgttcttgAACCTGTCTATCATATTACTACATATATGGTTATATATAATGCATGAAATGTTTCATGAAAAGCAAGCCatataaattttggaatagATAAATCATGACCAGACATAATAACCAAGTTAAAAAGGCTTCCTACTAATGCCCTTAAATTGGTCATGAATCACGACCAAGATGTACCATTCTCACCATCTATAGTGACAAAcacaattaaatatatgttgttGTTCTCATCAATACAAGTTGCTATCAACAACATACCTTTGCAATTTTTCATGTAGGTGGATACTGTTAACCACGGGCCCAATGCCATGAATACATATATGAAGTATTGATTATTGATTCAACCTCGAATACCGTACTCGGATTTGCAACCTTCAATGACTCTCTAAGGATTTAACAAGAGCACATGATCCTTTTGGTAAACCACGTGCAAACACCAACACATATTTTCCTGTGCGATAAGCTCTTCCATACATTATGTTCACACCCCAATCTCGTcaaatatctttaattatatcTCGTGGGCGGTATGTACAATCCACTTGTTGATATTTAGACTTTATCAAGTGTCTGATAACTCAACTTTTGGCTTGACAATGATTTGGATATTTAGACTTTATCAAGTGTCTGATAATCCAACTTTTGGCTTGACAATGATTACCCAGTCTAATTTATAGGGAACGTGTATTTTCATTTAGATACTGCTTTATTATGAACAAATCACTTTCATCCATTCTAGTAGCAAGAAATCGACACTTGCATTCCTTCATCAAACATCTCACAGTTAATAGACTTTTTGTCAACTTTATTACACGATAGTCAAAATTATTTCTCATTGTTAGTATGGATAACTTAACTGATAAGTCATgctttgaaaagaaaatctgaCCAACCCTTATATCGTCGTTGTAACTGCGAGGGATTTTGATGATGTTATCATATGGTGGTCTATTTGACCCTCCCAAAATTCATTCCTATCGTCATTCAAGTAACATGGTGCACTATTATCGTACAATGAAGACACGAAAGAAATATTGTTTGATGGAATAATTGGAATCGTGTGATCGCACTACTGATATGTATAATCTATGTCAACTTTAATGGTTTTTTTCAGGACCATTGATATGTACAATGGCATTCTGGATGCTTCactaccattttaaaaaaatatgtggtCTTTATCACCAATTATATGTGTTGGAGGAGTTGGCACATTTATATCGTAACAAAGCTTGATgtgtatataaaaaatatttgaatcaaTGTTCAGTCTTTGATGTAAGGTGCTCACTAGTTCGaaatatgtaatataattCTTCACCTTCAATCCTTTAGTCTGACCCCCATATAGTTTTTTAAGGTCACCATGTCACACCAAATTGTGCAATAATGCAATGCATGACCATTGATTTTCAATGCTACATTGAGTGATCGCGAAGAGTTTTATTTTACTACACATGAAGTTTGTTCAATAAAGTCTTAAACGATCGGGCAACATTTACTAAACAATAGTGTATATGAATTAAACAATATCTTAATACTTATGCACGATCCTTTAGTACAAGTTCCACggtcattttttaatatctatacAATCATGAAGACTTCATTAGACGAAGattgatattaaaagaaaaaaaatcaaattacttATAATCTAATCGTTTGGTTTTGAAGATAGATCTGAGCAAATAGGAAGGACAAGAAGAAGTTTCGCCTCAAAGGCTGGTGGAGAAGAATGAGAATGAAATTCAATGTCTAgagtgattttttttgtccTATTGTTGATACAATTCAAGATCATCTAATGCAAAATGGTAAATGTTGGTTGAGAATAAATGTTTGGGTGTAACGATAGCAATGAATAGATTCAAAAGTTGCTTGAAGAGAGACTAAACATAAAGTTGAGTTATGGTTTTAATAGAGAAAGGTAAAAATGTCAATTGACCTTTTAGAAATAGGTCACTcacaacttttctttattgggttagtttatgaaattttagcgGAGGGCAGACTACTACCCAGCGGTGCAAATGTTTATAGCTTTCGTTAACGGCGGACGACGGTAAGTAGATACGCGGTTTCGCTTTCGAACTGATATCGTCTTTAGGTTGAACGAAAGAAAATTCCATCTGAAGAATATGGAGGACGAAGCGGAGATATACGATGGCATCAGAGCTCAATTCCCTCTTACATTCGGCAAGCAATCGAAAGCGCAAACCCCTCTCGAAGCCATCCATAACACTACTCGTCGTAACACTTCTGTGAGTATTCCAGAAAAATCTTCTTCCTCGCAGAATGACAATGCCCTTCCTTCTATCTCTTCCTCCTCTAAAGACTGGCTCAATTCACTTCGCACTTCCAAAACTCTCAACCCACCTGTTATGAACGATTCTGGGCCTAGTGGGATCACGCATGACAGTGATGGTCCTAAGATTGGTCCGCCACGCCCGCCCGTTGAGTCGAAATTGAATGAAGATGACGATGATGATGCAATTATTGGGCCTCCGCCACCGCCGCCAGCTTTCGAGGGTTCAGATGACGATGGCGAAATGATTGGACCACCACCTCCGCCGCCGAGATCAAATCTGGAGGATTCGGACGTGGAGGAGGAAGGATATGAGGAGAATCGGTTTCGAATTCCGCAGAGCAACGAGATCGTGCTCAAGGGTCATACTAAGGTTTGGACTGCTCTATTTTTTACTCTATTCAGCTTCTTGCTAGTTTGTCCACTGGCTCAAATCAGGAAATGGTGAACTTAATTGTGCTTTTTTAGTGCCTCTGGTTTTGGCCCCTCAACGTGTTCAGGTTTAGCTTGTTTCCAAGCAGTGGTTATCAAGGTAGCTTGAATTAGTCAAGCTGCTGAAGTTGGGTTttacttaaataattttgatctcTAACTATTATTCGCATTCACCGACTCCGCTTGGCTTTTGCATGGGTTTAATGAGCCATTTTGCGATGTTTATGGTGAAAGTATGAGTGCAAATCAaagattgttttcttttcctttcccatgtcaattcaaatttaaatattattagttaAGTTAGCCTCTCTTGAACATGGAAACAAGATGTATGTAGCATAGAGTAAGAGAACGGTGAATGGATATGATATGCcattttagtcttttggttTATATGCTTTTAGCAAGGGGTTCCATTACTATTGCTGACCCAGAATAGTGTATGTTTCAAGAATAATTTCTCAAAGACTTGTATTATGTTCAGAAGCTTTAGAGTCTTAGACTCTTCGGAATAGGATGGCGTTTTTAGTATTACTTGTTGTTTGGAATACAGCAATGGAGCAAACGATTGTGGAACTAAGTGGCAAACCAGCAACATCATATTTAATCGAGAAGTGTAGATATATagatatttgttttagaaacATCAGAACATCCAACCTAAAAGAAGATTGTTTAATATTGATGTCCAAGGCCTTAGGCTTCCTTATTCTCAGACCATATATTTGATAAGAAGCAAAGATATACACCCAAAAGGCAGGGGTAGAAGGGACCACCCTGCAAAATATTAAActgataataataaagaataggATTACAAGAGTTGACATTTAGTGTTAGTAACTTAATAGTTACTAGATTTTGGTACATATTTACCTTTTAACATGAGGCTCAGCTTTATGGTAGTGATGGAGATGTcataaatttgtatattaattttgaatgatttttgaCAGGTAGTTTCTGCTCTTGCTGTTGACCACACTGGATCTAGAGTTCTTTCTGGTAGTTATGACTATACAGTACGAATGTATGACTTTCAAGGGATGAATTCTCGTTTGCAATCCTTCAGACAGTTGGAACCATTTGAAGGTCATCAAATCCGTAATCTCAGTTGGAGTCCAACAGCTGACCGCTTTTTGTGTGTGACAGGCTCAGCTCAAGCCAAGGTACTGGATGAAGATTTTCAATTGTTATATGAGCAGAGCTTATGGAAGCACCTAGAATTTAAGTAATATTTATCTTATTGGCATTTCAGATTTATGATCGTGATGGACTTACTTTAGGAGAATTTATGAAGGGAGATATGTATATACGTGATCTGAAGAACACTAAAGGGCACATATCTGGACTGACTTGTGGAGAGTGGCACCCTAAAACTAAAGAGACAATTTTGACATCATCTGAAGATGGGTCTCTGCGAATATGGGATGTAAATGACTTCAAGAGTCAAAAGcaggttttcctttttctttaaatttgttgCATTTAAATAACAtgatattttttcaatgtgtaCCAGTAATCCTGTAGCatctttaaataattgttgTGCAGAAAGTTTTTCTCCTGTTGGATTATTTgttagtttgatacacttggcTTGTAGGAGGTGCTGGAAAAGAAATGTTTGTATCTTTAATATGTGTGATGTTTAACGCTAAATAGAGATTTATAGGGAACTGGAAAGAATTAGAtatttttccctctttttccCCCTCCTCTCCCCTGTTGCAagctattattatttagttgttCCTTGTTTTTTAGCTAACGTTGCACAATTTAccattaaaaattgaaatcgTAAACCATGATGTATGCTGGTGAAGATACATATTGAATCAAGGCCTTCCACTGATGCCTGCCAGTAATTCAATGTGTAGGTTATCAAACCAAAGTTGGCTAGGCCAGGAAGAATTCCTGTGACAACATGTGCTTGGGATCGCGAAGGAAAAAGCATCGCAGGTGGCATAGGTGATGGTTCCATTCAGGTATCGATCACTCTGACTCACATTTCTCTTGGCAACTAACTTCAAAGCTTGAACTattttttagttcttgttTCCCCAGATGGAGCTTCTTTGCATTCTCATTAGTTTAGTCTGTTCTTCAACGTTAACA of the Cucumis sativus cultivar 9930 chromosome 3, Cucumber_9930_V3, whole genome shotgun sequence genome contains:
- the LOC101205301 gene encoding WD repeat-containing protein 70, whose amino-acid sequence is MEDEAEIYDGIRAQFPLTFGKQSKAQTPLEAIHNTTRRNTSVSIPEKSSSSQNDNALPSISSSSKDWLNSLRTSKTLNPPVMNDSGPSGITHDSDGPKIGPPRPPVESKLNEDDDDDAIIGPPPPPPAFEGSDDDGEMIGPPPPPPRSNLEDSDVEEEGYEENRFRIPQSNEIVLKGHTKVVSALAVDHTGSRVLSGSYDYTVRMYDFQGMNSRLQSFRQLEPFEGHQIRNLSWSPTADRFLCVTGSAQAKIYDRDGLTLGEFMKGDMYIRDLKNTKGHISGLTCGEWHPKTKETILTSSEDGSLRIWDVNDFKSQKQVIKPKLARPGRIPVTTCAWDREGKSIAGGIGDGSIQIWNLKPGWGSRPDIHIENSHSDDITALKFSSDGKILLSRSFDGSLKVWDLRQMKKPLKVFDNLPNNYAQTNIAFSPDEQLFLTGTSVEKDSQTGGLLCFYDRTKLELISRVGISPTSSVVQCAWHPKLNQIFATSGDKSQGGTHVLYDPTLSERGALVCVARAPRKKSVDDFEAKPVIHNPHALPLFRDAPSRKRQREKILKDPLKSHKPELPINGPGFGGRVGTSQGSLLTQYLMKQGGLIKETWMEEDPREAILKYADVAANDPKYIAPAYSHTQPEPVFAKSDSEEEDK